The DNA sequence AGACAGCCTCTAGTGTTTTTACTCAACCAGTTTCACTGTTTATATAACCAATCCAGCTATTTGTATGAGCGCTTGTCTCATTGTGGTTGTGTTTGACGAGGAGTCATACGATATGTCGCGATGGCGTAGCCAGTGATGCGCAACCCGTAtgtttattcacacacacatgcacttaaCATCAAGTATAAACCTTTTACAACTGTACAGTTTATTGGAAAGAAATGTTTCAGAGGCTCCTTAAGTGTCAAATATTAATATGCAATATATAacaggtgttgttgttgttgttttttaaacttttcataTGTGTTTGTcttacaaaagttttttttttaatgtactgtgTTTCAGGTCAAATATTTCACTGTAGCGACTTAATGACggttttttaaattcaacttTTCTTGCCTTGGAGCTTTTGTGAAGCGCCTGTCTCCACTGATGCTTTATTAGGGATGCTTTTGGCAATTCCGCATTACTCCACTTCTATTAAGGTTCACCGTTTGCATCCCACAGTTTTTTCAGTGTCACAGGAATAACGTCAACCCTTAATAGACAAGAAACacgacaaacacttttttttagaattttgaGAGATACAATTTAATAGAAATTTGCATGCAGAGAGACAGGTTGAATACAAGTAGGCTGGCTGCTGCAAGGAAGTGCCTCACTATTTTTCTTATCATATAGTATATAGTACAAACCTAAACAGAAAGTTATATCTTTCCTTTTGACGGAACTGACGTCCACCACATTTTGTCTGTCTAGTTATAATGCTATAATATCAGAAAGCATAAGTTCATATGATGGTACAATTAACAAAATAGAATACATACATTTGACAAGTgcaaagaaatatatttttcaaagattaaatcatcttttttttgttttttgtacagtttACTTACTGTAATGCTGACTGCTGTCAGCCAGAGCTCACGCCCAGACACTCACGCAAACTTGTTGATGACACAAGATAGTCAAGAGATACTCCaccaggccccgcctcttaaaggcaaaTCTATCTAACATACGGACAGGACAATATACAGGATTTTCTGTacttgttttgtgttcaaatacattCAGAATGTGTTTAGAGAGTGTGTTTTCATAAATGTAAGCACGTTCTATGTGCTTCAAGTATGTTGGGACtggtatataaaaatatataaaaatggtGTAGTATATGCTCTCGATAAACAGCATATCTTAGCCACTGCTTGTGGATCTGATAAATGAGGTTTCACTGTGTCCAAATTGTTAAATGGGGAGTTTACAGTTTTAAAACTGCTGACCAGATTTGAATGTTGTCTCGCCTTTCTGATGTGCGATTCAAACATGACAATCCATACTAGCGTGTGGGTGCAAGTACATATCCGTGCTAACTAGTCACAGAGAACGCTGACCAGCTTCAAGAAAAGAGCATCACGAACGATactaagctagcattagcattgtaAATGAGCAGATGTTAGCCATGGCTGTTACATTGATAGCGtggctattttttttgtaacacaGTGTTTACTATACCGCTAAATGTTGTTGGtttaaatttatatatttttctggGAATGTATATTCagttaaaatcaaaacaaggtAACATACAAACCTGTCGAGCATAGGCGTTGCTAATTCCGCGTCGTTCCTGAGGTGCCTTTCtctgctttttttctgttggtcTTCTATGCCCCGTGGGGTGCATATGTGCATACTTGTTTTTCTAGATGTGGATATTCCAATATAGCGTAGTTTACTTAGCTCCTGAAGCCCAAGCTAATCAAACGTGAAGCTGTATCATTGGAATGTGGTGGTTTCTTAAAAATCCCAGATGTAGAAGAGGCTGATTTTCTCACAGGTCATTTTCTTGATGTACTACCATCAGGCCGGATTGACCaaaagggatgttttttttaaaaactggaaACTCTACCTTTTAGCAGCCTTTAGAAAGCGAGAGCCAGAGGTGGTTCTGTCCTTGCTGGACAAAAGGAGACGAAGGAGAGAAAGCTACTCCTGAGGCCACAACTTTGATCCCATAGATGTGCTGCAGGAGACTGTGCAGTTGAAACCCAAGCCCAGTTACATGTCAGACTTTGTGAACTATTCTAAGCGTCAGTTGCTGACGCTGAGATGAGTGGTGGGGTTTTCTGGGAGCACATATGCGCCTCCATAGGGACTCCCGTTTCTAGACTTCCAAGATCACCGTCTCACATGTGGAATCTGTGAACCCTGGGAAATAAAACTTGCACCTCACTCCATTGATCAACGTGGGGGGCGGATATTCTTTGTTGTGTTGGTGATCCTGAGGAGTATGATGGTAAATGACTGGCTGACATCAGTATTTCGTGTGAAGGTGGATCGCTAGGAGCTCTGGTGACCTTGGAGCCGCTTGCTGAGGACAGAGCAGAATTCCTGAAGGGACACATGGTTTGGAGTGACAAGGCCATCTGCTGTAGCGCCAGCACTACAAGGAAGGTGGAGGGGGTTGGACAGAGGGGTGCTGAGAATTCCTTTTGCTCGGGTGTGGAGGGAGTAGATATTCTGGGATATCACTGCTAGCCCTCCAGCTAGGAAACGTGTTTCTTTGGAGTTTTTCAGACGGAAATCCGAGGAAGAACTTTGAAACGCTTCATGCTCAGGAGCGATTATTGCAGAGTTAAATGGAGAAGATATTTGCCTGGCCCTTGGGTTTACCACAAAGCCACTGGTGATAATGGTCTAGACTTCGTTGGATCCAGTTTCCTTGCCGTCCCGCTGCAGCCCGAGTTGAGAGACCTGGATGTGTTAGGCCTTCTGGCACCGAGCTCTCAGGGGATCATCTTCAGGGGATCTTCAGTGTTCAGCATGGCGgagtttttctttcttgctgCCCCGTCGAAGTCCCGTGGCCTaaacaaatgactttttttatgaGGCACCTCAATACAGAGATGGGCCAGGACCAAACTAAGCAACAGATAGAGAAAGGACTGAAACTGTACCAGTCCAATCAGACTGACAAAGCTCTGCAGGTGTGGACaaaagtgttggagaaaacttCGGACCCTGGAGGGAAGTTTCGGGTTTTGGGATGCTTGATCACGGCTCATTCAGAAATGGGAAAATATAAAGATATGCTCAAGGTAAGACTACCCAACACTGACAACTAATTGTTAACGTGTTAATTGAGTCGCGCTGACAAAACATTTACTGATGTTCGTTTGTAATCTGTGTTGTGCAATCGACAATCTGCCCATATGACATAATTCCAAGAGCACATACCTCTGAACATCATTGTGTCATCGGGACGACTCTGTGCACTAATTGTGTATTTCCACCATGCGCaagatgtttttaaatggtACCAGATCAAAGGTGATATCTTCTTAGCACCACTTCCATGTGTGGCTTGCACTCAATGCAGAGTaaatatgtgtcctgcaatcCGATAGTGGGTGTGCAGTGTCTTGTTGACATAATCAGCCTTAGTCAAGCGCCACTTACTTCTCGCTGAATTGAAGAATCATTTTAAAGCCATGTTCACGTCATTATATGGCACATTCTTCCCAGTATGCCTTGGATCAAATCGACACGGCCAGAGAAATGGAGGACCCGGATTACCTGACCGAGGGTTACCTGAACTTGGCGCGTAGCAACGAGAAGCTGTGCGACTTCCACAAAACGGTCTCGTATTGTAAGACCTGCTTAAACATGCAAGGCACCACGGTCAGCCTGCAGCTCAACGGGCAGGTATGTCTCAGCATGGGCAACGCTTTCCTGGGCCTCAGCCTCTTCCAGCAAGCTCTGGAGAGCTACGAGAAAGCCCTGCGCTACGCACACAACAATGATGACAAGATGCTGGAGTGCAGAGTCTGCTGCAGTCTGGGAAACATTTACGTCCATCTGAAGGTAACACAAAAGACAAGTCACGCACTTGTGTTACAGTATATTGAAGACTGTGCATTAATGTTCTATTAGAGAGGTGCACAACCCTAACCTatacaataagataagataagttatcctttatttgtcccacactggggaaatttgcagtcagcagcagcaaaattggggggtggggggccagagaaggaaaaaatgtttcagaaaaactgtacacagtatatatataagttgcatatatgcatgcaatacaatacatctttactttgatcgagctttcacaattgctggaaatgtaacaaagcgctttgcagaacattgaacataaaataacaatgataCAACAGAACACATCACATAAATAGGTTTGTTTGACTCTGATATCACCAACTTTAAATGGAAGATACATGCCAGATACCCTTTAAGACttttgaggttccactgcatTAGAATTGGAGTAATAGCTCACATTTTTATGCAATCGTGTATTCTTTTAAaatcttgtttttgtgtgtgggacGGGGGTGGTAAGGCGCATGCTGGCCGCTATTTGGCTGTAAGCATTGGTTCTCTTATGGCGAGGCTAAACAGCAGCCGCAGCCCGTTGACATTGAGTGGCACGTGTGACTTGATTGTGCAATCACTCGGTCCACCGATGTGTATTTGCAGAGCATGATAACACCGTGGAGCATCCAAACAAACATGGCCAACTGTTAGCTCATTCAATAGTGGGCATTGTTAGTCATGAGGACCTGCTCTGGGGCTGGGAGGGGGAAGGGGGCGTGATGGCGTACCCTTGACATCAGAGATTTGTAAGCGTAATCCCCCAGTTTCCCGTGGCgtattggtttcaatggcatTGTGACCATGTGGCATGCGGAGAATGCACTCGCGTGTTATTTTATGCCCAcgtcccaaaaaaaagtgcacagttTGGGCTTCTTTATTTGGATGCTGCCATATTACGACTTCTCTtattcattgaaaatgtgtgccgATAGGACTACGAGAAAGCCCTGTTCTTCCCCTGCAAAGCAGCTGAGCTCGTCAACGACTATGGAAAAGGTTGGAGCCTCAAGTATCGAGCCATGAGTCAGTACCACATGTCGGTGGCCTACAGGAAGCTGGAGCGCCTTCCGGACGCCATGGAATGCTGCGAGGTACTGTGGACCCTTGGTGTGTGTCTTCTCTGGGGTTTGTCAAATTTATAAGATTATTATTTTCACTTCACATGGACTTAAATTTTGGTAAGGAAGTCTGTTCTTCCTACCACTGCTTATGGTAAAGTGAGGTCTTTGGCCTTCCTGATGTCAAAGCTGTACATACAGTAGACGCTCAGTTGCCAACAGGTGCGAACACCAGTTGTTGTCTTGTACTAGACCTTAGACCTCCACCAAAATATGCCCATCGAAGCACTGATTTAAAGTGTTAATGAAGAGAGGGCCTTTGGCTCTCTGTTCTAATTATGTGCTGTGGGAAGGGTGCAGGGAATAAATTGATGTCATTGACTTGGCATGCAAATGTAACAAAATAGCAGGATGCTTTTCAGATTTATTACATTTGCCAAATGCATTTCGCCATCCAATTTACACATCCAGTGAAATTTAGAATATGTGTGTACTGGAGGGTGCTTGAAGGTGAGCTCAAAAATATCTCACAGGAGTCGTTTGAAAACATGCTGGTGGTGTACGTACAAACGATGTTgtgtgaaacaaataaaaacgtaAGACAATGATTTTGCAAATCACGTTCAACccttatttaattgaatacactcaaaaaagacaaatacatcttcaaattgataaactttgtttttcacaaataaccatgaactttgaattttatggctgcagtACGTTTCAAAAAATCTGCGACATGGTCAAGTTTACCACTGTGTtagaacaccttttttttttaacaaaaatggTGTAAATGTTTGGCAAATCAggacactcatttttgaagcTTTGTAAGTGGAATATTCTTtctcattcttgcttgatgtacaacttcagctgttcaacagtctGGGGTCTCCATTGTCCCATTTTACACTTCATAATacgccacacattttcaataggAGACGGgtttggactgcaggcaggccattCTCGTACCCATGCTGTTTTACACATGTATAATGTGGGTTTGTCTTACTTAAATAAGCAGCGGCGTCCATATTGCTTAGATGGTAGCATATGGTTCTCCGAATCCTGTCAGCATTAATTGTCTTTTCACAGATGTGTACCGTAAGTTACCCACGCCTCGAACATTAAAACAGACCATTGTGTCAGtccaacaatttgaaatgtggactcatcagaccacagaacacttttccactttgcatcagtccatttTAGATGAGCTTGGGCCCAGAAAATCCGACAGCATTTCCGAATGTTGTTGATGAAATGGCATTTGCTTTGTGTAgtagagttttaagttgcacttaCGGATGTAGCCCCAGATTGTATTTACTGACATTGGCTGTCTGAAGTATTCCTAAGCCGTGTTGTGATACACTTTACATATTGATGTCGATTTTTGATGCAGGCGTGTAACGTGGGTTTTCGGCCTTGCCACTTacatgcagtgatttctccagattctctgaaccttttgatgttGTAGTCGAACTAAGTGATGGAATTATCTCCTCTCGCAATGTTTTCCTCTGATAGGAATCAATGAAAATTGCTCTGCAGCATGGTGACCGCCCTCTGCAGGCTCTTTGCTTGCTGAACTTTGCAGACATACACCGCTATAGGCGTGACTTTGATGTAAGTAATTATCGCTCGTTTTTCCCCTGATCTGACAAATGACCGAACCAGTCGAACTTAATTGTATCTTTTTGAAAACCTTTCAGAAAGCATTCCCTCGTTACGAGTCGGCATTGGGTATCATGACCGAGATTGGGAATCGACTTGGACAAGCCCACGTGCAGCTGGCAGTGGCAAAGTGTTGGCTTCTGCTGAAGGAATATGTGAAGGTGCTGAATTTACCAGTAACATAAATGTAGTTATAGCGCGGCAGCTAATTAGCTGTCTCGTTTTGGTATAAAACGAAACGTGTAACAGATAGGTGCACTGGacaaaacattaggtacacctgtacAAATGGTTAAAATCCCAAACCATGATGACCATTATGTCTCGCTAGCCTCAGGTAGGATCCTTGTACCTTCAAAATCACTTTCAGGAGACCCCAAAAACGGCACCATTGTTTAGTCATTAAGATTTTCAACACTTAATATTGGTCAAAAAACATCCAACAGTATagatttgtgagaaaaaaaagtttcaaatcgTGAAGAGGAGGTCTCGGCCCAAGGCTAGCgtttatgtatatttgtatttatatattcggagcttaaaaaaaaaagatttgaatctTCTCATATCTGATCGTATCAAACCGGATGGAATCGTTCCATTTTAAAGTACGTCCTTATACGTTTAgatttgttttgtaaaaatcacatttaccgATACGATGAGCCATTTTTCTGTAAAAGGACAAGCTTTTCATTAGATTGAGAACTCCACATGTCAGACGTTGCATGTTTTCGGCTTGAGCCACACTATATCAAATTGAATCGTAATCCCACTGAatcgaaatgaatgaatatcgtcTCTTATATTTTATTCTCCAGGCCCTGGATTCTTTAGAGCGAGCACAGGCCCTGGCAGATGGAATGGGAAACAAGGTTTGTGACGATCCTCGCGCGCAACGTGAAACATTGATGGCAGTACCCATATTTCACCGATGACCTTGTTGTGTTTGCGCATTAAGCTGTGCACGCTGAAGGCCCATTGCCTGAGGGAGGGCATCTACAGGAGTCAGGGCAGACAGGCGGAGCTGCGTGAGCAGGTGGTGAAGTTCCTGCAGTGCGTGGAGGAGCTGGAGCTCTACTGCGGCATGTGCGGCGAGTCCATCGGGGACAGGGACCAAAAGCTGCAGGCCTTGCCCTGTTCCCACATTTTCCACCTGAAGTGAGTGTCGACCAGTTATACATTTGGATACTTCATTGTAGTTTattctgatttttgttttaaaaaaatcaattggttTTAAATACTTCTCAGAGCAGgttggttatttttttattgagatttttaaaaagatttgttttcattttggttttaatAGTTTTAGTATTTCGTTTTAAATGGACCCTTTGTTCACACATTTTCCATATCAAATCTATCATCGATCAAAGCTATCATCGTTTGAGATTTTTCATCATAGTTGGTTAtcgtttattttttccaaatgaaatgaaattcaacCAGTTTTTAGagcagatttgtttgtttttattagtttaagTTGATATTTGAAATAATTTGACGAAGATGATACAGAACAGTCTTGGCTACAATTATAGCTAGCTTTACAAACTTCAGTTAGCTATcacctttgaaaaaaatgactctaggttgtaatttgttttttcagtttACGTTTTCATTATTTCATTAATTATAATAACCATGGAGTCGAGTCACTGTTCCTGTTCATCTTTAGGAGCACTTTTAAGCACACTGTTTTTTAATTCTTCCAGGTGTCTGCAGACTAACGGGACAAAAGGTTGTCCCAAGTGTTTCAAGAAATCC is a window from the Hippocampus zosterae strain Florida chromosome 3, ASM2543408v3, whole genome shotgun sequence genome containing:
- the rapsn gene encoding 43 kDa receptor-associated protein of the synapse, producing MTFFMRHLNTEMGQDQTKQQIEKGLKLYQSNQTDKALQVWTKVLEKTSDPGGKFRVLGCLITAHSEMGKYKDMLKYALDQIDTAREMEDPDYLTEGYLNLARSNEKLCDFHKTVSYCKTCLNMQGTTVSLQLNGQVCLSMGNAFLGLSLFQQALESYEKALRYAHNNDDKMLECRVCCSLGNIYVHLKDYEKALFFPCKAAELVNDYGKGWSLKYRAMSQYHMSVAYRKLERLPDAMECCEESMKIALQHGDRPLQALCLLNFADIHRYRRDFDKAFPRYESALGIMTEIGNRLGQAHVQLAVAKCWLLLKEYVKALDSLERAQALADGMGNKLCTLKAHCLREGIYRSQGRQAELREQVVKFLQCVEELELYCGMCGESIGDRDQKLQALPCSHIFHLKCLQTNGTKGCPKCFKKSMKPGFV